A genomic segment from Nocardia cyriacigeorgica GUH-2 encodes:
- a CDS encoding amidohydrolase family protein gives MTDDTVSYLTEFRRRLGLPAIVDVHTHFMPDQVMRKVWAYFDSAGPLTGREWPIAYRDDQAVRLKTLRGFGVRAFTALVYPHKPQMAAWLNSWTAEFAAEVPDCLHTATFYPEPGATDYVRTAIEQGAQVFKSHIQVGAYSPLDPLLDPVWGVLAESGTPIVIHCGSGPAPGEFTGPGPIAELLRRHPGLRLIVAHMGMPEYAEFMDLADRYPGVCLDTTMAFTDFTEEEVPFPAADRPRLRDLGDRILFGSDFPNIPYPYHHAITALERLELGDEWLRGVCHDNAARLFALPDRAPDRDPTD, from the coding sequence ATGACCGACGACACCGTCAGCTACCTCACCGAATTCCGCCGTCGGCTCGGCCTGCCCGCGATCGTCGACGTGCACACCCATTTCATGCCGGATCAGGTGATGCGCAAGGTGTGGGCGTATTTCGACTCGGCGGGTCCGCTCACCGGCCGCGAGTGGCCGATCGCCTACCGCGACGATCAGGCGGTACGGTTGAAGACGTTGCGCGGCTTCGGTGTTCGCGCGTTCACCGCGCTGGTGTACCCGCACAAGCCGCAGATGGCGGCCTGGCTCAACTCCTGGACCGCCGAGTTCGCCGCCGAGGTCCCCGACTGCCTGCACACCGCCACCTTCTACCCCGAACCCGGCGCCACGGACTACGTGCGCACGGCAATCGAGCAGGGCGCGCAGGTATTCAAATCGCACATCCAGGTCGGCGCGTACTCGCCGCTGGATCCGCTGCTCGACCCGGTCTGGGGTGTGCTCGCCGAGTCCGGCACCCCGATCGTCATCCACTGCGGATCCGGCCCGGCCCCCGGCGAATTCACCGGCCCCGGCCCGATCGCGGAGCTCCTGCGCCGCCACCCCGGCCTGCGGCTGATCGTCGCGCATATGGGCATGCCCGAGTACGCCGAGTTCATGGACCTGGCCGACCGCTATCCGGGCGTCTGCCTCGACACCACCATGGCCTTCACCGACTTCACCGAAGAAGAGGTGCCCTTCCCGGCCGCCGACCGCCCCCGCCTGCGCGACCTCGGCGACCGCATCCTGTTCGGCAGCGACTTCCCGAACATCCCCTACCCGTACCACCACGCGATCACCGCCCTGGAACGGCTCGAGCTCGGCGATGAGTGGCTGCGCGGCGTCTGCCACGACAACGCGGCGCGACTGTTCGCGCTGCCGGATCGGGCGCCGGACCGCGATCCCACGGACTGA
- a CDS encoding acyl-CoA dehydrogenase family protein, with product MARPIWSDDEVEAVRDLARSYFEREVVPHEEKFVEQGHPDRELYRTAGKLGLLCAALPEPFGGGGTFAHEAAIIEEQVRAGDGAMGMPVHSAIIAPYLAEFGSEELKQRVLPRAASGDMVLSIGMTEPGTGSDLQNIKTRAVRDGDDYVITGSKIFITNGWLCDGIIIAAKTDPEQGAAGVSLLFAEVGDDTPGFTRGRILSKIGGKGQDTAELFFDGLRVPAANLLGGVEGQGFYQMMRMLAQERLVTAIMAVAMMERAVELTVEYTKGREAFGKPLFAMQNTKFELAECATLARVSRVFLDDCIDKHIRGELDIPTAAMSKYWLTDQLGIVVDRCLQLFGGYGYMTEYPISQLYTGARVLRILAGSNEVMKDLIARSL from the coding sequence ATGGCACGCCCGATTTGGAGTGACGACGAGGTCGAAGCGGTGCGGGATCTGGCCCGCAGCTACTTCGAGCGCGAGGTCGTTCCGCACGAGGAGAAGTTCGTCGAGCAGGGCCATCCCGACCGCGAGCTCTACCGCACCGCCGGCAAACTCGGCCTGCTCTGCGCGGCGCTGCCCGAACCGTTCGGCGGTGGTGGCACCTTCGCTCACGAGGCCGCGATCATCGAAGAGCAGGTGCGCGCCGGTGACGGTGCCATGGGCATGCCGGTGCACAGTGCCATCATCGCCCCCTACCTCGCCGAATTCGGTTCCGAGGAACTCAAGCAGCGGGTGCTGCCCCGCGCCGCGAGCGGCGACATGGTGCTCTCGATCGGCATGACCGAACCCGGCACCGGCTCCGACCTGCAGAACATCAAGACCCGCGCGGTGCGTGACGGCGACGACTACGTCATCACCGGTTCGAAGATCTTCATCACCAACGGCTGGCTCTGCGATGGCATCATCATCGCCGCCAAAACCGACCCCGAACAGGGAGCGGCCGGCGTCTCGCTGCTGTTCGCCGAGGTCGGCGACGACACACCGGGTTTCACCCGCGGCCGGATCCTGTCCAAGATCGGCGGCAAGGGCCAGGACACGGCCGAGCTGTTCTTCGACGGCCTGCGCGTCCCGGCGGCGAACCTGCTCGGCGGGGTCGAGGGGCAGGGCTTCTATCAGATGATGCGGATGCTGGCCCAGGAACGGCTGGTCACCGCGATCATGGCGGTCGCGATGATGGAACGCGCCGTCGAGCTGACCGTCGAATACACCAAGGGCCGCGAGGCCTTCGGCAAGCCCCTGTTCGCGATGCAGAACACCAAGTTCGAACTCGCCGAATGCGCGACGCTGGCGCGGGTGAGCCGGGTCTTCCTCGACGACTGCATCGACAAGCACATTCGGGGCGAACTCGATATTCCCACCGCTGCCATGTCGAAATACTGGTTGACCGACCAACTGGGTATCGTGGTTGACCGCTGCCTGCAACTGTTCGGCGGCTACGGCTACATGACGGAGTACCCGATTTCCCAGCTCTACACCGGCGCCCGCGTCCTGCGCATCCTCGCGGGCAGCAACGAGGTGATGAAGGATCTCATTGCGCGATCTCTCTGA
- a CDS encoding TetR/AcrR family transcriptional regulator yields the protein MRDLSETPASATDGQPRRRRLEPDERRAQILAQAIEMFGERPYAAVSTAELAQRAGVARGLINHYFGNKRDLYLAVVRRMVTLPRIDDMVVPTGTERERVEASVRWLLDTISEHGSTWVKVTSHEGVGDDPDVQQILDQADDAAAERLLLMIGLADSAHSASMRAMVRAYGGLVKVAGREWITRGTLTRDQVHELLVDMLLTLVAESLPKVERGR from the coding sequence TTGCGCGATCTCTCTGAAACCCCAGCGTCGGCCACCGACGGGCAACCGCGCCGCCGGCGGCTCGAACCCGATGAGCGCCGGGCCCAGATCCTGGCCCAGGCCATCGAGATGTTCGGCGAGCGGCCGTATGCCGCGGTGTCGACAGCGGAGCTGGCCCAGCGCGCCGGCGTGGCGCGCGGGCTGATCAACCACTACTTCGGCAACAAGCGCGACCTCTACCTCGCGGTGGTGCGCCGGATGGTGACCCTGCCCCGCATCGATGACATGGTCGTGCCCACCGGCACCGAACGCGAACGGGTCGAGGCCAGCGTGCGCTGGTTGCTGGACACCATTTCCGAGCACGGCAGCACCTGGGTGAAGGTCACCAGCCACGAGGGTGTCGGTGACGATCCCGACGTGCAGCAGATCCTGGACCAGGCCGATGACGCCGCCGCCGAACGGCTGCTGCTGATGATCGGCCTGGCCGATTCGGCACACAGTGCGTCCATGCGCGCGATGGTGCGCGCCTACGGCGGACTGGTGAAAGTGGCCGGACGGGAATGGATCACCCGCGGCACACTCACCCGCGACCAGGTGCACGAGCTGCTGGTGGACATGCTGCTGACCTTGGTCGCCGAATCGCTGCCGAAGGTCGAACGCGGCCGCTGA
- a CDS encoding GlxA family transcriptional regulator, with translation MPHSHRVVIAVFPEVDLLDVTGPAEVFALANRETAGRAGYEVRLAAPAAGPVTTSAGVRVLPDLTFDEVGGRVDTLLVPGAVEMTDGGPLARIDSDVVAWLQATAPHAARVASVCVGAHLLAAAGLLDGKTATTHWSTAAQLAARHPEIIVDPDPIFVRADRGRLWTGAGISACLDLALALVAEDLGEQVALAVARQLVMFLKRQGGQSQFSVPLSRPAPARRDIDELRLWIAEHYDEDLSTEVLAARMRLSERHFVRVFTAEMGVGPSAYVEATRVEVARRLLETTDRSLGQIAADSGLGSVETLHRAVKRQLGTTPAAYRRRFRTTTA, from the coding sequence GTGCCCCATTCCCACCGAGTCGTCATCGCGGTCTTCCCCGAGGTCGACCTCCTCGACGTCACCGGCCCGGCCGAAGTGTTCGCGCTGGCCAACCGGGAGACCGCGGGTCGCGCCGGCTACGAGGTCCGGCTCGCGGCGCCGGCCGCCGGCCCCGTCACCACCTCGGCCGGGGTACGGGTGCTGCCCGACCTGACCTTCGACGAGGTCGGCGGCCGGGTCGACACCCTGCTGGTGCCCGGCGCGGTCGAGATGACCGACGGCGGTCCGCTGGCCCGCATCGATTCCGACGTGGTGGCATGGCTGCAAGCGACCGCCCCGCACGCGGCGCGCGTGGCGTCGGTCTGTGTCGGCGCGCATCTGCTCGCCGCGGCCGGGTTGCTCGACGGGAAGACTGCCACCACGCATTGGTCGACCGCCGCCCAGCTCGCCGCTCGGCATCCGGAGATCATTGTCGATCCGGATCCGATCTTCGTGCGCGCCGACCGGGGCCGGTTGTGGACCGGCGCCGGCATCAGCGCCTGCCTGGATCTGGCGCTGGCCCTGGTCGCCGAGGATCTGGGCGAGCAGGTCGCGTTGGCCGTGGCGCGCCAGCTGGTCATGTTCCTGAAACGGCAAGGCGGGCAGAGCCAGTTCTCGGTCCCGTTGAGCCGTCCCGCACCCGCTCGTCGCGATATCGATGAGCTGCGGCTGTGGATCGCCGAGCACTACGACGAGGACCTGTCCACCGAGGTGCTCGCCGCCCGGATGCGGTTGAGCGAACGCCATTTCGTGCGGGTGTTCACCGCCGAGATGGGCGTCGGGCCCAGCGCCTACGTCGAGGCGACCCGGGTCGAGGTCGCCCGGCGGCTACTCGAAACCACCGACCGCAGCCTCGGCCAGATCGCGGCCGATTCCGGGCTCGGCTCGGTGGAGACCTTGCACCGGGCCGTCAAACGTCAGCTCGGCACCACCCCGGCGGCCTATCGCCGCCGCTTCCGCACCACGACGGCCTGA
- a CDS encoding SDR family oxidoreductase codes for MAETTIDPDALATCLRVLEQAGQLDKDHPDSVAVQRAVGHMFKKLKQRRRAAARDAVSAADRAVVAATATGSPQRIDDETAGIPISSSATGASAGTLIRPRPCYICKERYTTVDAFYHQLCPDCAADSHARRDARADLTGRRALLTGGRAKIGMYIALRLLRDGAHTTITTRFPNDAIRRFAAQPDSADWLHRVRIVGIDLRDPAQVVALADDVAAQGPLDILINNAAQTVRRSAGAYSALVEAESMPLPAGELPDVVTFGKTMQAHPSALTASLTPTLSAADVAELALVAGSATPDRISRGVAIDAGGLVPDLAHTNSWVQTVGEVDPTELLEVQLCNSVAPFILVSRLRPAMAAAQARRKYIVNVSAMEGQFSRAYKGPGHPHTNMAKAALNMLTRTSAREMFETDSILMTAVDTGWITDERPHYTKMRLADEGFRAPLDLVDGAARVYDPIVQGEQGNDLFGCFLKDYRPSPW; via the coding sequence ATGGCCGAAACCACGATCGATCCGGACGCGCTCGCCACCTGTTTGCGGGTCCTGGAGCAGGCCGGACAGCTCGACAAGGATCATCCGGATTCGGTGGCGGTGCAGCGCGCGGTCGGGCACATGTTCAAAAAGCTCAAGCAGCGTCGTCGCGCGGCGGCCCGGGACGCGGTCTCGGCCGCCGACCGTGCGGTGGTCGCCGCCACCGCCACCGGTTCGCCGCAGCGCATCGATGACGAGACCGCGGGCATCCCGATCAGCTCGTCTGCCACCGGCGCGAGCGCGGGCACCCTGATCCGGCCCCGGCCTTGCTACATCTGCAAGGAGCGCTACACCACGGTCGACGCTTTCTACCACCAGCTGTGCCCTGACTGCGCCGCCGACAGCCATGCCCGCCGCGACGCGCGCGCCGACCTCACCGGCCGGCGGGCGCTGCTCACCGGTGGCCGCGCCAAGATCGGCATGTACATCGCGCTGCGGTTGCTGCGCGACGGCGCGCACACCACCATCACCACCCGCTTCCCCAACGACGCCATCCGGCGCTTCGCCGCCCAGCCCGACAGCGCCGACTGGCTGCACCGGGTGCGCATCGTCGGCATCGACCTGCGCGATCCGGCGCAGGTGGTGGCCCTCGCCGACGACGTCGCCGCGCAGGGCCCGCTCGACATCCTGATCAACAATGCCGCCCAGACCGTGCGCCGCTCGGCCGGGGCCTACAGCGCCTTGGTCGAGGCCGAATCCATGCCGCTGCCGGCCGGTGAGCTGCCCGATGTGGTCACCTTCGGCAAGACCATGCAGGCCCACCCCAGCGCGCTCACCGCCTCACTGACCCCGACGCTGTCCGCCGCGGACGTCGCCGAGCTGGCGTTGGTGGCGGGTTCGGCCACGCCCGACCGCATTTCCCGCGGTGTCGCCATCGACGCCGGTGGGCTGGTGCCCGACCTCGCACACACCAACAGCTGGGTGCAGACCGTCGGCGAGGTGGATCCGACCGAGCTGCTCGAGGTGCAGCTGTGCAATTCGGTCGCGCCGTTCATCCTGGTGTCGCGGCTGCGGCCGGCGATGGCGGCGGCGCAGGCGCGGCGCAAGTACATCGTCAACGTCTCGGCGATGGAGGGCCAGTTCAGCCGGGCCTACAAAGGCCCGGGCCATCCGCACACGAATATGGCCAAGGCGGCGCTGAACATGTTGACCCGCACCAGCGCCCGCGAAATGTTCGAGACCGATTCGATCCTGATGACCGCCGTCGATACCGGCTGGATCACCGACGAGCGCCCCCACTACACCAAGATGCGGCTGGCCGACGAAGGCTTCCGGGCCCCACTGGATCTGGTGGACGGTGCCGCGCGCGTCTACGACCCGATCGTGCAGGGCGAGCAGGGCAACGATCTGTTCGGCTGCTTCCTCAAGGATTACCGGCCCTCCCCCTGGTGA
- a CDS encoding isochorismatase family protein, producing the protein MTTIQSSASLRTVVGLDDSAPRLRESALIMIDYQNTYRTGVMALVGAEQALAAGARLLARARAAGIPIVHIVNDGGVGTPYDIRAEIGAISGEVAPADGEPIVVKQFPNAFHATELEQTLGDSGVEPGADLVLAGFMTHMCVGHTAQGAFNLGYRPTVVAETTATRALTGPDGGVVSAATLQTAALTTITDLFGVVVPTVDALPE; encoded by the coding sequence ATGACCACGATTCAGTCGTCGGCTTCCCTGCGCACCGTCGTCGGATTGGACGATTCGGCACCGCGATTGCGCGAGTCCGCCCTGATCATGATCGACTACCAGAACACCTACCGCACCGGCGTGATGGCACTGGTGGGCGCCGAGCAGGCGCTGGCGGCGGGCGCGCGGCTGCTGGCACGGGCTCGCGCCGCCGGGATTCCCATCGTGCACATCGTCAATGACGGTGGCGTGGGCACGCCGTACGACATTCGCGCCGAGATCGGCGCCATCAGCGGCGAAGTCGCGCCCGCCGACGGTGAGCCGATCGTGGTCAAACAGTTCCCGAACGCTTTCCACGCCACCGAACTGGAACAGACGTTGGGTGATTCGGGGGTCGAGCCTGGCGCCGACCTCGTGCTGGCCGGGTTCATGACGCATATGTGCGTCGGCCACACCGCGCAGGGCGCGTTCAACCTCGGCTACCGCCCGACGGTCGTCGCCGAAACCACCGCGACCCGTGCCCTCACCGGGCCGGATGGTGGCGTCGTGTCCGCTGCCACCCTGCAGACCGCGGCCTTGACGACAATCACGGATCTGTTCGGCGTCGTCGTCCCCACCGTGGACGCCCTTCCGGAGTGA
- a CDS encoding TetR/AcrR family transcriptional regulator, giving the protein MNIVNRSTVRAAPRSVGRDEIVDAAIRVIDRDGPRPSMDDIAREAGITKPRLYRRFADKADLFTEIGGRMATSAFAAAGNDLTLVLQPPRQALATVLRAYADSILEHPNVFRFLGQAQTGHDRDGSVVQVDLGRQVAGRLARQASAVAEAVPIDDSGIDYLARAITGVVVSITDLWLGGDDPAADAGEFVDQTTEYVWGLIDSFLRRRGIQADPATPIFSTLAAVDTDR; this is encoded by the coding sequence ATGAATATCGTGAACCGCAGCACCGTGCGCGCCGCACCGCGGTCGGTCGGCCGCGACGAGATCGTCGACGCGGCCATCCGGGTGATCGACCGGGACGGCCCGCGGCCCAGCATGGACGACATCGCCCGCGAGGCCGGCATCACCAAACCGCGCCTGTACCGGCGTTTCGCCGACAAGGCCGATCTGTTCACCGAGATCGGTGGGCGGATGGCGACATCGGCCTTCGCCGCCGCCGGGAACGACCTGACGCTGGTGCTGCAACCGCCGCGTCAGGCCCTGGCCACCGTGCTGCGCGCCTACGCCGACAGCATCCTCGAGCACCCGAACGTCTTCCGCTTCCTCGGCCAAGCCCAGACCGGCCACGACCGCGACGGCTCGGTGGTCCAGGTCGACCTCGGCCGTCAGGTCGCCGGACGCCTGGCGCGGCAAGCCAGTGCCGTAGCCGAGGCGGTCCCTATCGACGACAGCGGCATCGACTATCTGGCGCGCGCCATCACCGGCGTAGTCGTCTCGATCACCGACCTGTGGCTCGGCGGTGACGACCCGGCCGCAGACGCGGGCGAATTCGTCGATCAGACCACCGAATACGTCTGGGGTCTCATCGACAGCTTCCTGCGTCGCCGCGGGATCCAGGCCGATCCGGCCACGCCCATCTTCAGCACGCTCGCCGCGGTCGACACCGACCGCTGA
- a CDS encoding alpha/beta fold hydrolase yields the protein MTEPRDPGRHPVDGPAPDRRWRIPVDGFELAGFEWGAPGAPPLILVHGASDTHHAWEQVAAILADEFRVITYDVRGHGRSGAPRELGAYRLDRLAEDIYAVIDTVSPDRPVHLAGHGWGAVQGWEAVLDPRASTRIASFTALSAPHLDHLGLWLHQVRQRTRRTVHRVQARTVRRLATAPPLERRAAGGRARRTTPMASALDEARLTLHSSPSMLRRALYQPRVRAGMHRLTHRSAHQQAPIAPTWRADLLAGARIVRANLGHHLRHPRDQHTAVPVQLLLDAADPAARPGVRAAVQARVDRLWCYTLPANHWLPVTEPLLVGEAIANFVSDLRADSDPIVGNTR from the coding sequence ATGACCGAACCGCGCGACCCCGGCCGCCACCCGGTGGACGGGCCCGCCCCCGACCGCCGTTGGCGCATCCCGGTCGACGGATTCGAACTCGCCGGCTTCGAATGGGGCGCTCCCGGCGCGCCTCCGCTGATCCTCGTCCACGGCGCCTCCGACACCCACCACGCCTGGGAACAGGTGGCCGCGATCCTCGCCGACGAATTCCGGGTCATCACCTACGACGTGCGCGGGCACGGTCGATCGGGTGCGCCCCGCGAGCTCGGCGCCTACCGGCTCGACCGGCTGGCCGAGGACATCTACGCCGTGATCGACACGGTGTCTCCGGATCGGCCGGTCCATCTGGCCGGGCACGGCTGGGGCGCGGTGCAGGGCTGGGAGGCCGTGCTCGATCCGCGTGCGAGCACCCGTATCGCTTCGTTCACCGCGCTCTCGGCGCCGCATCTGGACCATCTCGGCTTGTGGTTGCATCAAGTGCGTCAGCGCACCCGGCGCACGGTGCATCGTGTGCAGGCACGCACGGTGCGCCGGTTGGCGACCGCCCCGCCGCTCGAGCGCCGCGCAGCGGGTGGGCGCGCCCGCAGGACCACACCGATGGCCTCTGCCCTCGACGAGGCGCGGCTGACGCTGCACAGCTCGCCGTCGATGCTGCGCCGTGCGCTCTACCAGCCGCGGGTCCGCGCGGGCATGCACCGACTCACCCACCGCTCCGCCCATCAGCAGGCGCCGATCGCACCGACCTGGCGCGCCGATCTGCTCGCGGGGGCGCGCATCGTCCGCGCCAATCTCGGACACCATCTGCGCCATCCGCGCGATCAGCACACCGCGGTGCCTGTGCAGTTGCTGTTGGATGCCGCCGACCCGGCCGCGCGGCCCGGCGTGCGCGCGGCCGTGCAGGCGCGGGTGGATCGGCTGTGGTGCTACACGCTGCCTGCCAACCATTGGCTGCCGGTGACCGAGCCGCTGCTGGTCGGCGAGGCGATCGCCAATTTCGTCAGTGATCTGCGCGCCGACAGCGATCCCATCGTCGGCAACACTCGATAG
- a CDS encoding CoA transferase: MSVHERLVRDYQVGVGIEDRFVPPAPDFGPDLAATLPVAGLASGAIGAVIGAANRLRRARGLDPVHHRIDPRRVAAAFASERLLRIDGAPVAMFADLSGFFPTFDGWVRTHANYPHHRARLLAALNLPADAPLDLAVAQIAMSRATDIEDAAAATGAIAVRVRTEREWAATPQARAAAAGPLVATTARADARGLGLPDGATPFQPLRGIRVLDMTRVIAGPVATRTLALLGADVLRIDPPGLPEIPWQFRDTCQGKRTTVLDLRADRARIDALLDTADVLVTGYRPGALEHAGLTIRPGLVHGRVSAWGDVGPWGIRRGFDSIVQAATGIAIIEGAPAVPSALPAQALDHASGYLLAAGVIDALVARAADGVGRDVRVSLARTASWLLAAPERTPRHPAAAEPDRHSVVTHGNLVTATPALAEYPDYPAPARRYGCDRPTWSAPAPLRRV, from the coding sequence GTGAGCGTGCACGAACGGCTGGTCCGTGATTACCAGGTAGGTGTCGGTATCGAGGATCGATTCGTGCCGCCCGCTCCGGATTTCGGGCCCGATCTCGCGGCGACGCTGCCGGTGGCGGGGCTGGCGTCGGGTGCGATCGGTGCCGTCATCGGTGCGGCGAACCGGCTGCGCCGTGCCCGCGGACTCGATCCCGTGCATCACCGAATCGACCCGCGACGGGTGGCGGCCGCCTTCGCCAGCGAGCGACTGCTGCGCATCGATGGTGCGCCGGTCGCGATGTTCGCCGACCTGTCGGGCTTCTTCCCGACCTTCGACGGCTGGGTCCGCACCCACGCCAACTATCCGCACCACCGCGCCCGGCTGCTGGCCGCGCTGAACCTGCCCGCCGACGCACCCCTCGACCTCGCCGTCGCGCAGATCGCGATGAGCCGCGCCACCGATATCGAGGACGCTGCCGCCGCCACCGGCGCCATCGCGGTGCGGGTGCGCACCGAACGCGAATGGGCCGCCACGCCACAGGCCCGGGCCGCGGCGGCGGGCCCGCTGGTGGCAACGACGGCCCGCGCCGATGCCCGCGGCCTCGGGCTGCCCGATGGTGCGACGCCGTTCCAGCCGCTGCGCGGCATCCGGGTGCTCGATATGACCCGGGTGATCGCCGGTCCGGTCGCGACCCGCACCCTGGCGCTGCTCGGCGCCGATGTGCTGCGCATCGACCCGCCCGGGCTGCCGGAGATTCCGTGGCAGTTCCGCGACACCTGCCAGGGCAAACGCACCACCGTGCTCGACCTGCGCGCCGACCGGGCCCGCATCGACGCCCTGCTCGACACCGCCGATGTGCTGGTCACCGGTTACCGGCCCGGTGCGCTCGAACATGCCGGGCTGACGATCCGGCCCGGGCTGGTGCACGGCCGGGTCAGCGCGTGGGGCGATGTCGGACCGTGGGGCATACGGCGCGGCTTCGACAGCATCGTGCAGGCGGCGACCGGTATCGCGATCATCGAAGGCGCGCCGGCCGTGCCCAGCGCGCTACCGGCCCAGGCGCTCGACCACGCGTCCGGCTATCTACTCGCCGCCGGGGTGATCGACGCGCTCGTCGCCCGTGCCGCCGACGGTGTGGGTCGCGATGTGCGGGTGTCGTTGGCGCGCACCGCCTCCTGGCTGCTCGCCGCACCCGAACGCACACCGCGGCATCCCGCGGCCGCCGAACCGGATCGGCACAGCGTTGTCACGCACGGCAACCTCGTCACCGCCACTCCGGCGCTCGCCGAGTACCCCGACTACCCAGCCCCGGCGCGCCGCTATGGGTGCGACCGGCCGACCTGGTCGGCGCCGGCGCCGCTGCGCCGTGTCTGA
- a CDS encoding nucleoside hydrolase — translation MRQKIILDVDTGVDDSLALLYLLASPEAEILGIVSTAGNVGAAQVAVNNLAWLELCKAPEIEVALGSAEPLVIALRTTEDTHGPQGVGYAELPAPTRQVSDRNAPDLWVELAREHPGEIVGLCTGPLTNLALALRREPALPRLLHRLVVMGGAFNHPGNTTPTNEWNVHVDPEAAKEVFDAFSAAPPDRRPLICALDITETIEMRPEHLVRLAERAGSMPAERVSPADPPSARLATSNPIIAHLTDAVRFYFDFHHSYDLGYLAHMHDPFAAAVALDPALARTRPATVDVELTGTLTRATTVADWAGMWGREPNADIVVGTDPELFFDRLISRVGDFAAAVYPPAAGLVPASAQEAP, via the coding sequence GTGCGGCAGAAGATCATCCTCGACGTCGATACCGGGGTGGACGACTCGCTGGCGCTGCTGTACCTGCTGGCCAGTCCCGAGGCGGAGATTCTCGGCATCGTCTCCACGGCGGGCAATGTCGGCGCTGCCCAGGTCGCGGTCAACAATCTCGCCTGGCTCGAGCTGTGCAAAGCACCCGAGATCGAGGTCGCGCTCGGCTCCGCCGAACCGCTGGTCATCGCGCTGCGCACGACCGAGGACACGCACGGCCCGCAGGGTGTCGGCTACGCGGAGCTACCCGCGCCGACCCGCCAGGTCTCCGACCGCAACGCCCCCGATCTGTGGGTCGAGCTGGCTCGCGAACATCCCGGGGAGATCGTCGGGCTGTGTACCGGACCGCTCACCAATCTGGCGCTGGCGCTGCGCCGTGAACCCGCGCTGCCGCGGCTGCTGCACCGGCTGGTGGTGATGGGCGGTGCGTTCAATCATCCGGGCAACACCACGCCGACCAACGAGTGGAACGTGCACGTCGACCCCGAAGCCGCCAAGGAGGTCTTCGACGCCTTCTCCGCCGCGCCGCCGGACCGACGTCCGCTGATCTGCGCGCTCGACATCACCGAGACCATCGAGATGCGGCCCGAGCATCTGGTGCGGCTGGCCGAACGCGCGGGAAGTATGCCCGCCGAACGGGTTTCGCCCGCCGATCCGCCCAGCGCCCGGTTGGCCACCAGCAATCCGATCATCGCGCATCTGACCGACGCGGTGCGGTTCTACTTCGACTTCCACCACTCCTACGACCTCGGCTATCTGGCGCACATGCATGATCCGTTCGCCGCCGCGGTCGCTCTCGACCCGGCGCTGGCGCGCACCCGGCCCGCGACGGTCGACGTCGAACTCACCGGAACCCTCACCCGCGCCACCACGGTCGCCGACTGGGCCGGCATGTGGGGTCGCGAGCCCAATGCCGACATCGTCGTCGGCACCGACCCCGAGCTGTTCTTCGACCGGCTGATCAGCCGAGTCGGTGATTTCGCCGCCGCGGTGTACCCGCCGGCGGCCGGGCTTGTGCCCGCGAGCGCGCAGGAGGCGCCATGA